One Plasmodium coatneyi strain Hackeri chromosome 14, complete sequence genomic window carries:
- a CDS encoding Hydrolase, whose amino-acid sequence MITPARTCLALRNVYIQKKYQELLKYKESDECLNDLLQRNSVKLIAIDIDGTLADDNSKISDENLNAIESAKRLGIKVILATGRLHNFSMRMFTEKQKDTYEIEKMDGVYSHGAYLNIKGVDYVYRKFNMIDIEFILFALSSHNALKNAVFITPNVVYVFNDEPEFKKHYAVCGLRDDVGTNARPTNSLDNRQNAVLLTHVKDIVMIGDIVSIEIYEKIYPEQEPLKDLHTELFHELENRFKIYVPPHKKKIVLSPINTSKIQTIQLYAQFYDIPLNHILSIGNDNNDLEMLASTGYSVVVKGSTKPALKVARCISTKTNNENAVANIIFRVIAGRHM is encoded by the exons ATGATAACCCCCGCGAGAACGTGCCTGGCCCT aagaaatgtgtacattcagAAAAAGTATCAGGAGCTGCTAAAGTACAAAGAGTCCGATGAGTGCCTGAACGATTTATTACAAAGAAATTCGGTAAAGCTAATAGCCATCGATATTGATGGTACACTTGCCGATGATAATAGCAAAATAAGTGACGAGAATTTAAATGCCATAGAATCAGCCAAGCGATTAGGTATTAAGGTTATTCTGGCAACAGGCAGattgcacaatttttctaTGAGAATGTTTACAGAGAAGCAAAAGGACACATacgaaatagaaaaaatggatggaGTGTACTCTCATGGAGCTTACCTGAATATCAAAGGAGTAGATTATGTGTATAGAAAATTTAACATGATCGATATAGAATTTATTCTATTCGCTTTGTCCTCACACAATGCATTGAAAAATGCCGTCTTTATAACACCCAATGTTGTGTATGTCTTTAACGACGAGCCAGAGTTTAAGAAGCACTATGCGGTATGTGGCCTGAGGGATGATGTAGGAACAAATGCAAGACCTACCAACTCCTTGGACAATAGACAGAATGCAGTTTTGCTAACCCATGTGAAGGACATAGTCATGATAGGTGACATTGTGTCTATCgaaatttatgaaaaaatttatcctgAACAGGAACCACTTAAGGACCTGCACACGGAATTATTTCACGAGTTGGAAAACAGATTTAAGATTTACGTGCCTCCCCATAAGAAAAAGATTGTTCTCTCTCCTATTAATACATCGAAAATACAGACCATTCAACTGTATGCTCAATTTTATGACATTCCATTGAATCATATTTTGTCCATTGGAAATGATAACAACGATCTGGAGATGCTTGCTTCCACAGGCTACTCCGTCGTCGTGAAGGGCTCCACCAAACCTGCGTTGAAGGTCGCCCGATGCATTAGCACCAAGACGAACAACGAGAACGCCGTGGCTAATATTATCTTCAGGGTCATCGCGGGTAGACACATGTGA